The following are from one region of the Trichoplusia ni isolate ovarian cell line Hi5 chromosome 1, tn1, whole genome shotgun sequence genome:
- the LOC113492967 gene encoding uncharacterized protein LOC113492967 — protein MTTHLGVPSYINYDLSRSTQILTRKKRNFKTIADSHLVLIDMSSCVVAITNMYYLAGFMITAICFRYGICRDEDKIMKACYWPNEAYEPCFGGCAEVSCDNPRNHLRPCYPYCEPGCICEEPYVRDDRTHQCVLPQDCSPTQMGIPVPAKRAQDKPQPPQKYPARLSRSHTKRSDDNMDFADNMDGPNTINANGPLTVNTKVDDNFKQRSAGNEVSRMGNYFNIVIAPPPIKALQPRKLLQGDSFRNSAKRI, from the exons ATGACAACCCATCTAGGTGTCCCTTcatatattaattatgatttaagcCGCTCTACGCAAATTCTaacacgaaaaaaaagaaatttcaaaacaatagcCGATAGTCACTTAGTACTAATCGACATGAGCAGTTGTGTCGTGGCAATTACAAACATGTACTATTTGGCTGGTTTTATGATAACTGCAATCTGTTTTCGCTACGGGATTTGCAGAGATgaagataaaattatgaaag CTTGCTACTGGCCCAACGAGGCATATGAGCCTTGCTTCGGTGGTTGCGCGGAGGTATCATGCGACAACCCGCGCAACCACCTGCGGCCCTGCTATCCTTACTGTGAGCCGGGCTGCATCTGCGAGGAGCCCTACGTGCGCGACGACCGCACGCACCAGTGCGTCCTGCCTCAAGACTGTTCACC AACTCAGATGGGGATACCAGTGCCAGCAAAACGTGCTCAAGATAAACCGCAGCCTCCACAGAAGTACCCGGCGCGACTGTCCCGCAGTCACACCAAGCGATCTGACGACAACATGGACTTCGCCGACAACATGGATGGACCAAACACCATCAACGCGAATGGTCCCTTGACCGTCAATACCAAGGTCGATGATAACTTCAAGCAGCGGAGTGCCGGGAATGAGGTCTCGCGCATGGGTAACTACTTCAACATCGTTATCGCGCCGCCCCCCATCAAGGCCCTCCAGCCGAGAAAACTCCTGCAAGGAGACTCCTTCAGGAACAGCGCTAAGCGTATCTAA
- the LOC113492977 gene encoding uncharacterized protein LOC113492977 isoform X2 has protein sequence MRKLLILALLLYNIIAMATRAGGYDYDDIEGNKRHSLIDDRRNWRKKALLKPLDDHKDWDRRRHDYDGPRYMDQDPDLKIFGGIDRQRDLDISAPYRDRDRERQGPPRHYEDDKMNMQQGMKSAEMGHSSSYIDKDPTEKKMPLSMNCERPHERYEACFAGCASVTCDNPRDRLRPCYPFCEPGCICVHPGLKGIPDLGDDI, from the exons ATGCGTAAATTACTTATACTTGCACTGTTGTTAT ATAACATCATTGCAATGGCTACAAGAGCGGGCGGTTACGATTATGACGATATTGAAGGAAATAAAAGACACTCTCTCATTGATGACCGAAGAAACTGGAGGAAGAAGGCATTATTGAAACCCCTGGACGATCACAAAGACTGGGACCGTAGGAGACACGACTACGACGGTCCCAGATACATGGACCAAGACCCCGATCTCAAGATATTTGGCGGAATAGATAGGCAAAGAGATTTAGACATATCTGCACCGTACAGAGACAGAGATAGAGAACGGCAAGGACCACCGAGACATTACGAAGACGACAAAATGAACATGCAACAAGGAATGAAAAGCGCTGAAATGGGACACTCGTCCTCCTACAT TGATAAAGATCCTACAGAAAAGAAAATGCCACTATCTATGAATTGCGAAAGACCGCACGAAag ATACGAGGCGTGCTTCGCGGGCTGCGCGTCGGTGACGTGCGACAACCCGCGGGACCGGCTGCGGCCCTGCTACCCCTTCTGCGAGCCTGGCTGCATCTGCGTGCATCC GGGCCTCAAAGGAATACCTGACCTGGGTGACGATATATAA
- the LOC113492977 gene encoding uncharacterized protein LOC113492977 isoform X1 — protein sequence MRKLLILALLLYNIIAMATRAGGYDYDDIEGNKRHSLIDDRRNWRKKALLKPLDDHKDWDRRRHDYDGPRYMDQDPDLKIFGGIDRQRDLDISAPYRDRDRERQGPPRHYEDDKMNMQQGMKSAEMGHSSSYIDKDPTEKKMPLSMNCERPHERYEACFAGCASVTCDNPRDRLRPCYPFCEPGCICVHPYVRDDRTHKCVLPEECTKGLKGIPDLGDDI from the exons ATGCGTAAATTACTTATACTTGCACTGTTGTTAT ATAACATCATTGCAATGGCTACAAGAGCGGGCGGTTACGATTATGACGATATTGAAGGAAATAAAAGACACTCTCTCATTGATGACCGAAGAAACTGGAGGAAGAAGGCATTATTGAAACCCCTGGACGATCACAAAGACTGGGACCGTAGGAGACACGACTACGACGGTCCCAGATACATGGACCAAGACCCCGATCTCAAGATATTTGGCGGAATAGATAGGCAAAGAGATTTAGACATATCTGCACCGTACAGAGACAGAGATAGAGAACGGCAAGGACCACCGAGACATTACGAAGACGACAAAATGAACATGCAACAAGGAATGAAAAGCGCTGAAATGGGACACTCGTCCTCCTACAT TGATAAAGATCCTACAGAAAAGAAAATGCCACTATCTATGAATTGCGAAAGACCGCACGAAag ATACGAGGCGTGCTTCGCGGGCTGCGCGTCGGTGACGTGCGACAACCCGCGGGACCGGCTGCGGCCCTGCTACCCCTTCTGCGAGCCTGGCTGCATCTGCGTGCATCCTTACGTACGCGACGACCGCACTCACAAGTGCGTCTTGCCAGAAGAATGTACCAA GGGCCTCAAAGGAATACCTGACCTGGGTGACGATATATAA
- the LOC113492958 gene encoding uncharacterized protein LOC113492958, whose protein sequence is MFFQAFLCVLVAALISLCSSALNQETRYECGAHGKFEYCIDGIPGCVIGCHCHPGYYFDTDTKICEPNFKLTQDFRRRYMAEPTRVYAPEPPEYIPPVTKPAPTPTTTDNIDEKVDEIAKADDLGDWLYNQFFKTIENQVINNTETKPKEKEMDKPPTRRSGGDSGPVINKSKRKARKSMKSGKKKKRTKVHGLRRKLLRITEDDSLFDSESDSGSSDSDSDSNSDSDSGSSDDSSSKGSDSSSGDGKKSKSSPNDDKDHGHKKVIIFNKRPKPPLPSFIFLPSMDTPFYPPIGLPPPPAYPMYPMVPVPPMAPMFPPFPGTPGCDEGESNSTTGSSDTTTTPQTDTTTTTTTTEANADEPAPVVPPPPDDKQNSDTPTLLKRRSRLEKQLGRKLRVEEFARTKDSGKPLKMHSKANQRSKLMQKLRDKMIAKRLNSAPASTAPEHMEADIPLADQVPISQEAFIPPNAMPAPIVADNNPMIPKLEDVDFKYLSELIHRVNQSDARTKLAALPFDLNDDLKELQKIKSQQSRRNLNPYNVEPAYTEANTGYNQHRHLHKQGSPDDAYYTNLGRQIASMIRSADSRIDQQLNAEIDQTVRPLPFHPVINENNFAPRSYWERSVRSPLTGMENYNNYLDKSRTLRQSNENSLFNLENEVESFASTTNPLSLQDLENILNTMEKAHAHIKYTNPLKFTKHSNYSLNVSLLPKLVRPENKYRRVFQTPDHDEYVQPSNAPLSHAPAPRMPQPRAIQPEVIPQKKSMERNASNVTVFLPQRTNIVVPLNDFWMYNSHNHNLRPMPLNQQSKPVLQENTLYNSNPTRNPGTAEAASSDNMARKPHVEYLQFLRSMPVVKNTTPKRPHPKLLSSPPVVNYKNLNYFSGNKHHYMFESASYPLQVPLKRQINKQFAKRNPSYFHHELHHFDYFD, encoded by the exons ATGTTCTTTCAAgcttttttatgtgttttggTGGCTGCATTGATATCATTATGCAGCTCAGCTTTAAACCAAGAAACCCGATACG AATGTGGAGCACACGGCAAGTTTGAATACTGCATCGACGGCATTCCGGGATGCGTGATCGGCTGCCACTGTCACCCTGGATATTACTTTGACACGGATACAAAAATATGTGAACCAAA ttttaaattaactcaAGATTTCCGTCGGCGATACATGGCGGAACCAACTCGAGTATACGCGCCTGAGCCACCTGAATACATCCCACCAGTCACAAAGCCCGCCCCGACCCCAACAACCACTGATAACATAGATGAAAAGGTAGATGAAATTGCCAAAGCCGATGACCTTGGCGATTGGCTTTACAATCAATTctttaaaactattgaaaaccAAGTCATAAATAATACAGAAACGAAACCAAAAGAGAAAGAAATGGATAAACCACCAACGAGAAGAAGTGGGGGAGATAGTGGACCAGTTATCAATAAATCTAAAAGGAAAGCACGAAAATCTATGAAAAGcggcaagaaaaaaaaacgtacgaAGGTCCATGGGCTAAGAAGAAAATTACTTCGCATTACCGAAGATGACAGTTTGTTTGATTCAGAATCAGACTCCGGTTCCAGCGATAGTGACAGTGACAGTAATAGTGACAGTGATAGTGGTAGCAGCGATGATTCTTCTAGCAAAGGGAGCGATAGTTCATCAGGTGATGGAAAGAAGTCTAAATCATCACCAAATGATGACAAAGATCATGGTCACAAAAAAgttatcatatttaataaaagaccGAAACCACCTCTACcctcatttattttcttaccaAGCATGGACACTCCTTTTTACCCACCAATAGGCTTGCCTCCACCACCGGCTTACCCGATGTACCCGATGGTTCCTGTTCCACCAATGGCACCGATGTTTCCTCCATTTCCAG GTACTCCAGGTTGTGATGAAGGAGAAAGCAACTCCACTACTGGTAGCAGCGACACTACAACTACTCCTCAGACAGATACAACAACTACAACTACTACCACTGAAGCCAATGCCGATGAACCTGCCCCCGTCGTCCCGCCACCGCCTGATGATAAACAAAATAGTGACACCCCTACGCTTCTTAAAAGACGAAGCAGACTTGAAAAACAACTCGGCAGAAAACTAAGAGTCGAGGAATTTGCTCGCACTAAAGACTCAGG AAAACCATTAAAGATGCATTCGAAAGCGAACCAACGAAGCAAATTG ATGCAAAAACTTCGAGACAAAATGATAGCAAAGAGACTAAACAGCGCACCGGCGAGTACTGCACCAGAGCATATGGAAGCTGACATACCATTAGCAGACCAAGTCCCTATATCGCAAGAAGCTTTTATACCTCCTAATGCGATGCCGGCACCCATTGTAGCCGACAATAATCCAATGATTCCCAAACTTGAAGATGTTGATTTCAAGTATTTATCGGAACTAATACACAGAGTAAATCAAAGTGATGCCAGAACGAAATTAGCTGCCTTACCCTTTGATCTCAACGATGACTTGAAGGAATTACAAAAGATAAAATCACAACAATCTCGCAGAAATTTAAATCCTTATAATGTGGAACCTGCTTATACGGAAGCAAATACTGGGTACAATCAGCATAGACACTTGCATAAACAAGGGTCTCCCGACGATGCTTATTATACCAACCTAGGAAGACAAATAGCTTCCATGATACGGAGTGCTGATTCTAGAATAGATCAACAGCTTAACGCAGAAATAGACCAAACCGTCCGCCCACTCCCTTTTCATCcagttataaatgaaaataattttgctcCTCGATCTTATTGGGAAAGATCTGTCAGATCACCACTAACTGGAATGGAAAACTACAACAATTATCTTGATAAATCGCGAACACTTAGACAAAGTAATGAAAACAGCCTTTTCAATCTTGAAAATGAAGTTGAATCATTTGCCAGTACAACGAATCCCTTAAGTTTACAAGACCTTGAAAATATTCTAAACACAATGGAAAAAGCACATGCCCATATAAAATACACTAATCCTCTGAAGTTTACGAAACATTCTAATTACAGTCTAAATGTAAGCTTATTGCCGAAGTTAGTCAGACCCGAAAATAAGTATCGAAGAGTATTCCAAACTCCGGATCATGATGAATATGTACAACCTTCAAATGCGCCACTCTCTCATGCTCCGGCTCCACGTATGCCCCAGCCACGTGCGATCCAGCCAGAAGTGATACCTCAAAAAAAAAGCATGGAAAGAAATGCTTCAAATGTAACAGTTTTTCTACCACAAAGAACGAATATAGTCGTGCCTCTTAATGATTTTTGGATGTACAATAGTCATAATCATAACTTAAGACCAATGCCTCTCAATCAACAAAGTAAACCTGTTTTACAGGAAAACACACTATATAATTCGAATCCGACTCGGAATCCAGGCACAGCTGAAGCGGCATCCAGTGATAACATGGCAAGGAAGCCACATGTGGAGTACTTACAGTTCCTAAGAAGTATGCCGGTCGTAAAAAACACGACTCCAAAGAGGCCACATCCAAAACTACTGTCTAGCCCTCcagttgtaaattataaaaacctaAACTACTTCTCTGGGAATAAACATCACTACATGTTTGAATCGGCCTCTTACCCGCTACAAGTACCACTTAAAAGGCAAATCAATAAGCAATTTGCGAAACGTAACCCTTCCTATTTTCATCATGAATTACATCactttgattattttgattaa